The genomic window CATCCATTTATTATCATCCCTTTATTAATCTAGAAGTTTATTAATCCTTTTGGCATTGCCAAACTCCAACCCATGCAAAATCACTTTAAAGTCAAGTGGATCATTATTGGTACATTATCTTTTTAATCATCCATTTATAATATCTCCTTATTTATCTATATTTGTTGTGACCCAGCAAACACTAAGGACTGCCTGGGTGCTGCAGagctatttatttctttattgccagAGAGCAGCCTTGGCAATAAATGGGGAGAGGCTTTTCACAGGTGGGAGAGGAGAAGCCATTCTGGGACTCACAGCCAcaatccttttgttgttgttcagtcgttcagtcgtgtccgactcttcatgaccccatggaccagagcacgccaggcacgcctatccttcactgcctctcacagtttggccaaactcatgtttgtagcttcgagaacactgtccaaccatctcatcctctgccgtccccttctccttgtgccctccatctttcccaacatcagggtcttttccagggagtcttctcttctcatgaggtggccaaagtactggagcctcaacttcaggatctgtccttccagtgagcactcagggctgatttctttaagaatggataggtttgatcttcttgcagtccatgggactctcaagagtttcctccagcaccataattcaaaagcatcaattcttcggcgatcagccttctttatggtctagccaCAATCCTAGCTTTCTTCAAAAAAAAGTGCTGGATGCAAccagtgcagaaatattttgaAAGGCTAGATTATCCACATTGCCCAGCTGCAATGGTGCAACAGGTTCTGACAGGCATCTTATAGTTGCACTGTAAAATTTGGGAGCATGGAATTTACTCTGATGTGACTGTGTttaaggattgcagtcttaaattcatagaataaaataatttttaataccTACTTTTTGATGTGTAAAAGAATATTGGTAAATGGATGGAAAAGATGCATCACTGGACATTAATGATGTTGTGAGCACTAGCCAATAGGTGCCCATTATTCATCCATAAGTACATCCCACAAAATACAGGCACAATAGATTGCACTTCTACATGTGGTGGGGGTGAGAGAATTTCAAAATGCCAGCAATTCAGTTTTAGCAACTTTTGtacaaaagagagagacaaagagatacagaaagagacagagaaagactTCAGTCCTCCCACAAGGCAGGACGTTGCTGTAGAAATTACAGTTAGAATGCATGTTGTCAGGCCTACTTGAGTGCTTAGGCCTATTATATCTAAATATATGTTCTGATGTCAAACTAATTTGCTACTCAAAATAGTCTACCTGAATTCTACACAAATAAAGGTGGGAGAGGAAAAGGTAGGAAACAAAGACATTTTAAGTTATTCCTTTCAAAACTGGTGGTAAGAATGCTAACCCCCTCATTCAATGCTGTAGGTAGAGAACTCAGTTGAAAACTCCattgtacccagtgctttttttcctctttaaaaatgtttaggggtactctcattttcctactcatattgaaatattgcccctcaaagAGGGCAAACTTAGAATCACAAAATCTTtaagggtatgtgtacccctgcatcccccctaaccccccccccagaaaaaggcaCTGATTATACCTCTTTTTTCATTAATGAATTTTTATTCTGGTTATTTAAAGCAAAGTTGGTAGACTTGACACTGCTCTAGAAAATGTCAGACTAAGGATTTCTCAACCTCTCTTTACATGAAAGGATGGAGGCTGCTTTTCCAAGCAATCCAGTCATTATGAGACTGGTGTTCCCCCCAAATAAAGGTTGCTTCAGTGAATTTTCTCATTCATTTCACATCAATGTCTAGTGAACAAGTTCATCAAAGCAGAAACCGTGTTATTGTTTCTGAcaaaacaatataataataataataataataataataataataataataataataataataataataataataagagactCTTCTCAGTGTCCCACATAGGATGGGACAAAAGAGAAGGTATTCCCAGTGGCTGCACCCAGGTTAGGGAACCCTGgaatcattttatttttgtgatgtttttaaaaaagtggccCTGTCCCTGTTTTGCAattgtttgatgttgtattgtgaaattgtaatgtttcattatgtaCCAGTTCAATCACCTCACTCTTCAggagagggcctcctgcagattcCATCTTACTGGAAAGTCCATACCATATGACATAGGAATCAGGCTTTTAGTGTCGTGGTACCTACCCTTTTGAACTTCCTCCTATTACACATCAAGCAGGGCTCATCTCTATTGCCTTTCACAATATGAGGGATGTAGAAAAGCAAAGATGCTGTTTACCTTGATTGTCACATTAtgctaataattatttttaatcccATTATAGAGGAATAATAATGAAGCAAAATCACACTTCTGTAATGGAATTCATCCTTGTAGGATTCATGGACCACCCTGACCTCCAAGTCCCACTATTCATCTTGTTCCTGGTTATCTATGTAGCCACACTGGTAGGCAACCTTGGGATAATCATAGTAACCAGTGTGGATGCTCGGCTCCACACTCCAATGTACTTTTTCCTGAGAAACCTCTCCATTATCGATATTGGTTATTCAACTGCCATTGCCCCCAAGTTGCTGACAACCTTTGTGGCAGAGAAGACAACCATTTCTTTCAAGGGATGCACAgtgcagtttttctttttttgtctgtttgtgaCCACTGAAGGCTGCCTTCTTGCTGTGATGGCGTATGATCGCTTCACAGCCATCTGCAACCCACTGCTCTATTTTGCTGTTATGTCAAAGAAGTTGTGTGCCATATTGGTGGTAGTTGCATATAGTTGTGGCTTGGCAAGTTCAACTATCCATACTATTTTCATATTCAATTTGTCCTTCTGCAGTTCAAATCTCATTAATCATTTTTTCTGTGATGTTCCTCCTATACTCCAGTTGTCCTGTTCAGACACCCATGTCACTCGGACTGTGCATTTTGTTTTATCCACTATAATTGCACTGACAACTTTTCTCATTGTCTTGGTCTCCTACATTGCCATAGTTTTTGCTATCATGCGGATCCACTCTGCCCAGGGCAGATACAAAGCCTTCTCCACCTGTGCTTCCCACTTGACCACAGTCACTATCTTCTTTGGAACCATCATCTTCATGTACATACGGCCTGGCTCCAGTTTCCCAAAGGATCAGGACAAAATAGTTTCTGTGTTCTATACTCTCGTGACATCCTTGCTCAACCCTCTCATCTACAGCCTAAGGAACAAAGATGTGAAAGATGCTGCATGCAGGATAGTAGGCAAGGTGGCATTTCTGAAGTAGCCACTCTGCAACTGCTCATTGCCACAGCACTGATTCAGGCTCATCCTGCCTCCACCATCATTGCCATAAGGGCACAAATTCCCCCTGTCCAGTTACCCCACAGCAGTGGCCAATGGTTCCTACAAGCAATCCACTTTTCCTGTTACTGTTGATGCTACCTGTAAGACTTGTGACTTGTTAGGGACTTGTTTTGAGCCAGTGATGTTCAGTTAAATTCTTTGTGTTTGGGCATCTGTGTGTGAACTATGAAAAGCCATTGTAGGTTCATCACACACACATGGCTCTTGGGATGAAATACactgaccttttttaaaaaatgagttctCTGTTGGTCATGTTCTCCATTTATTCTGAAAGTTTTGATCCATGGCCTTGGGTGGTACTGGATTCCTACCCACCCCGAGCCTCACACCTGTTTATAACATATGTTTAACTCACTTTGATGCTTTGTCAGCAGAGGCTTGCGCAATgggactcccccctcccttctcctcccacaGGCCCCCTAAATATGTTCTGGAGTTCTCtcagccctctggagcagatttggggagtccACAGGAAATGCACAACAGGAGGAGTGGGGGGGAAGTCTCATTGTGCAAGTCAAAATCCATGCACTAATGAGAC from Lacerta agilis isolate rLacAgi1 chromosome 1, rLacAgi1.pri, whole genome shotgun sequence includes these protein-coding regions:
- the LOC117061089 gene encoding olfactory receptor 1020-like, encoding MKQNHTSVMEFILVGFMDHPDLQVPLFILFLVIYVATLVGNLGIIIVTSVDARLHTPMYFFLRNLSIIDIGYSTAIAPKLLTTFVAEKTTISFKGCTVQFFFFCLFVTTEGCLLAVMAYDRFTAICNPLLYFAVMSKKLCAILVVVAYSCGLASSTIHTIFIFNLSFCSSNLINHFFCDVPPILQLSCSDTHVTRTVHFVLSTIIALTTFLIVLVSYIAIVFAIMRIHSAQGRYKAFSTCASHLTTVTIFFGTIIFMYIRPGSSFPKDQDKIVSVFYTLVTSLLNPLIYSLRNKDVKDAACRIVGKVAFLK